A section of the Rhipicephalus sanguineus isolate Rsan-2018 chromosome 11, BIME_Rsan_1.4, whole genome shotgun sequence genome encodes:
- the LOC119375358 gene encoding uncharacterized protein K02A2.6-like: protein MGQNKCKARARRLVFWPGLGSDIENLVRTCQVCQKYAYSQPSEPLLQRPASKRPWCRVGIDLFQFAGDSYVVVYDDQSNFPDVERLVGTTAAETISKISAIFSRYGIPAQVCTDNGPQFASSDFAAFAKRYDFEHITSSPNFPRSNGLAEKGVQIVKRILKKTTEGREDFWLGMLAYRSSPLEDGRSPGELLQGRRLRSTVPEFNVEGECPVSKHRQSLQGKPLSPLDAGNVVRIKNGNWSRKATVLKEVAPRSYLVKTESQGQLRRNRQHLLQTHERCENENGYESGLEDFEPPKSVGPAVEGSEPAHGTCDVAAADRCSDPQNTRVSEETEQTESPGHPSELPTLRRSTRSRTEPQRLRYEKYFRQMC from the coding sequence ATGGGACAAAACAAATGCAAGGCCAGGGCACGTAGGCTAGTTTTTTGGCCAGGACTCGGCAGTGACATTGAGAATCTAGTGCGAACATGCCAGGTGTGTCAAAAATACGCCTACAGCCAGCCGAGCGAGCCCCTGCTACAACGGCCTGCATCGAAACGACCGTGGTGTCGTGTCGGAATTGACTTGTTCCAGTTTGCAGGGGACTCCTACGTCGTGGTGTATGACGACCAGTCGAACTTCCCGGATGTTGAAAGACTGGTGGGCACAACAGCAGCGGAAACTATTTCTAAGATATCTGCCATATTCTCTCGCTATGGCATTCCAGCGCAAGTATGCACCGACAACGGGCCCCAATTTGCTTCGAGTGACTTTGCTGCCTTCGCAAAACGGTACGACTTCGAGCATATAACATCCAGCCCTAATTTCCCCCGCTCAAACGGTTTAGCCGAAAAGGGCGTACAGATTGTGAAACGAATTCTCAAGAAAACTACGGAGGGCCGTGAGGATTTCTGGCTGGGCATGTTGGCTTACCGTTCTTCCCCCTTAGAAGACGGACGGTCGCCCGGAGAGCTGCTACAAGGTCGTCGTCTTCGGTCAACGGTCCCAGAGTTTAACGTCGAGGGAGAGTGCCCTGTATCGAAACATCGGCAATCACTACAGGGTAAGCCATTATCGCCCCTTGATGCAGGCAACGTTGTTCGGATCAAGAATGGGAACTGGTCACGCAAAGCAACGGTACTTAAGGAGGTAGCGCCGCGTTCATATCTGGTCAAAACGGAGAGCCAAGGGCAGCTGAGGCGAAATCGACAACATTTGCTGCAAACACATGAACGCTGCGAAAACGAGAACGGCTACGAGAGCGGCCTGGAAGACTTCGAGCCGCCCAAGAGCGTAGGACCAGCCGTCGAAGGCTCGGAACCGGCACACGGCACGTGCGACGTAGCGGCGGCTGACCGCTGTTCAGACCCGCAAAACACCAGGGTTTCTGAAGAAACCGAGCAAACAGAATCACCGGGACACCCATCTGAATTGCCAACACTTCGTAGGTCAACGAGATCCCGGACGGAGCCGCAGCGCCTGCGCTACGAAAAATACTTTCGTCAGATGTGCTAG